A genome region from Setaria italica strain Yugu1 chromosome III, Setaria_italica_v2.0, whole genome shotgun sequence includes the following:
- the LOC101774563 gene encoding uncharacterized protein LOC101774563: MAMATTEQRLGRVHDDDERQDGGDRGVVARDAASRRVSRLAVEGGADADGSKGAGRAQGVLKGRLQDDAVAARRRRSFGGARALPPPHAWLAIEDAGGKKRYDSDPEAAAEEQWARLLGATGARQQQLRRSSFTVVRRERAAREAWLDRAWEMKRSWHQRNGGAPDADTPVVVVVGKGGGGGGEGGSGASSPGRSQQAGAVGGGGVAMDVEEVRACRDLGLELPSDCTVEIQCYGLTSGGSSPTHTASSGADSPGAVSSPGADPMDVKARLKVWAQAVALASTSHLGS, from the exons ATGGCGATGGCGACGACGGAGCAACGTCTTGGCCGCGTCCATGATGACGACGAGCGGCAAGACGGTGGTGACCGCGGCGTCGTGGCGAGGGATGCGGCGAGCCGGCGGGTGTCCCGCCTGGCTGTCGAGGgaggcgccgacgccgacggcaGCAAGGGCGCCGGGCGTGCCCAGGGCGTGTTGAAGGGCAGGCTGCAGGAcgacgcggtggcggcgcggcgccggcgctcgttcggcggcgcgcgggcgctgccgccgccgcacgcgtgGCTGGCGATCGAGGACGCGGGTGGCAAGAAGCGGTACGACAGCgacccggaggcggcggcggaggagcagtGGGCGCGGCTGCTCGGCGCGACGGGCgcgaggcagcagcagctgcggcGGAGCAGCTTCACGGTGGTGCggcgcgagcgcgcggcgcgggaggcgTGGCTGGACCGCGCGTGGGAGATGAAGCGGAGCTGGCACCAGCGCAACGGCGGCGCCCCCGACGCGGACACccccgtggtggtggtggtggggaagggcggcgggggcggcggcgaaggcggctcGGGCGCCTCCTCGCCGGGCCGGTCCCAGCAGGCGggcgcggtgggcggcggcggcgtggccatgGACGTGGAGGAGGTCCGCGCGTGCCGCGACCTCGGGCTGGAGCTCCCCTCCGACTGCACCGTGGAGATCCAGTGCTACGGGCTGACGTCCGGCGGCAGCAGCCCCACCCACACCGCCAGCAGCGGCGCCGACTCCCCCGGCGCCGTCTCCAGCCCCG GAGCTGATCCGATGGACGTGAAGGCTCGGCTCAAGGTGTGGgcgcaggcggtggcgctggcatCCACCTCCCATCTCGGCTCCTGA
- the LOC101774955 gene encoding RNA-binding protein Y14A, translating to MAAVTNADVEVVDFDLDDDDLMDEDAGAEPSPAPAPTSRLRSTIAGDDAPRKTKGRGFRDDPNSSSAPRDSRFGAGGRGDFDSLGSGGGPAPIRSIEGWIVLVTGVHEEAQEDDLHNAFREFGQVRNLHLNLDRRTGFVKGYALIEYENFEEAQAAIKELDGTELYAQIISVDWAFSSGPAKRRNTQKRPPPRYRSRSPRRTH from the exons atggcggccgtGACCAACGCCGACGTGGAGGTGGTCGACTtcgacctcgacgacgacgacctcatGGACGAGGACGCCGGGGCGGAGCCCTCGCCGGCCCCCGCCCCCACGTCCCGCCTCCGCTCCACCATCGCGGGCGACGACGCGCCGCGTAAGACCAAGGGCCGTGGCTTCCGCGACGACCCCAACTCCTCGTCCGCCCCCCGCGACTCGCGCTTCGGCGCTGGGGGACGCGGCGATTTCGACTCcctcggctccggcggcggcccggcgccCATCCGAT CAATTGAAGGATGGATTGTGCTGGTCACTGGAGTTCACGAAGAAGCACAAGAAGATGACCTTCACAATGCTTTCCGAGAATTTGGGCAGGTCAGAAACCTGCATTTGAACTTGGATCGTCGTACTGGATTTGTCAAG GGGTATGCTTTGATTGAATATGAGAACTTTGAAGAAGCTCAGGCTGCAATAAAAGAACTGGATGGAACTGAGCTTTATGCCCAAATAATAAGTGTTGATTGGGCATTTAGCAGTGGTCCTGCTAAGCGCAGAAACACTCAAAAGAG ACCACCACCAAGATATCGTTCAAGGTCCCCCAGGAGGACACACTGA
- the LOC101775360 gene encoding uncharacterized protein LOC101775360 has product MDLLLPFKIGDLAELKSFLIGYRSAWFRCKVHDMRLNSSAGYLEYYLEYIDYSTEQEKEWVKVFEENPTSSNQNSRESTQLMIRPCFPQWYYGHEVPEQFPNSDVTAIVDEAWKVGDLVDWFTAGCYWSGTITKLLGKNMVEVKLPPPPIGEGIRYRANCNDLRPTLEWSLTKGWTVPLSQAKRKHWHAARLLQHSKSESEKSTSDEESSSDDEYGDNGGGVQQSGCRALNLSQGGPVVLAPPSAKNSASSPKAQEDGIIPSAENLKLSSTSKPPGPGHGTQSAATSSQPAGTGVTVKQEPGIGISIKQEQEWPLTVAEADDGPDEFLEKLDKLQAKLDYLVERTQVGQERRAEVLASSHGSTKDNASSK; this is encoded by the exons ATGGATCTGTTACTTCCGTTCAAGATTGGGGATCTCGCAGAGCTCAAGTCTTTCCTGATCGGTTACAGGAGTGCATGGTTTCGCTGCAAG GTACATGATATGCGTCTCAACAGTTCTGCTGGATACCTGGAGTATTACTTGGAGTATATTGACTATAGTACAGAACAAG AGAAGGAGTGGGTTAAGGTCTTTGAAGAGAACCCAACAAGCTCCAATCAAAATTCAAGAGAGAGTACTCAACTCATGATAAGgccttgttttcctcaatggtATTATGGACATGAAGTTCCTGAGCAGTTCCCAAATAGTGATGTCACAgcaattgttgatgaagcctGGAAAGTAGGTGATCTGGTTGATTGGTTCACTGCAGGTTGTTATTGGTCTGGGACAATTACGAAGTtactcggcaaaaatatggtCGAG GTAAAGCTGCCACCGCCTCCCATAGGTGAAGGCATACGTTATCGTGCTAATTGTAATGATCTGAGGCCTACTCTTGAGTGGTCCCTAACAAAAGGTTGGACTGTACCTCTTTCACAG gcaaaaagaaaacactggCATGCTGCTCGTCTACTTCAACATTCTAAATCTG AATCAGAGAAGAGCACCTCAGATGAAGAGTCATCGTCAGATGATGAATATGGTGATAATGGTGGGGGTGTGCAGCAATCAGGATGCAGAGCTTTGAATCTGTCTCAGGGAGGTCCTGTCGTCCTGGCACCTCCATCGGCCAAAAACAGTGCTTCCAGCCCAAAAGCTCAAGAGGATGGAATTATCCCATCCGCAGAGAACCTGAAGCTCAGTTCAACATCCAAACCACCAGGCCCCGGCCATGGCACTCAATCTGCTGCAACCAGCAGCCAACCTGCAGGCACCGGAGTTACTGTCAAGCAAGAACCAGGTATTGGAATCTCAATCAAGCAAGAGCAGGAGTGGCCCCTGACAGTAGCTGAGGCTGATGATGGTCCAGACGAGTTTCTGGAGAAGTTGGACAAGCTTCAAGCCAAACTTGACTACCTCGTGGAGCGCACACAGGTGGGACAGGAACGTCGTGCAGAGGTGCTGGCTTCCAGCCATGGGTCGACGAAGGACAACGCGTCAAGCAAATGA
- the LOC101776037 gene encoding glucose and ribitol dehydrogenase homolog has protein sequence MATLLERSSTLGGGALVRVRTVVPLLRAPDSTRGRGRCEPPATSAGLPGHAPAPAGLAPLFICLPATTRLPHRAMRALLLLQQLPRSAARHPLLLPNLRSPRPRDLATRRSVASFAAARPSGGGRARASSRSSARAMASQQQFPPQQQGSQPGKEHAMDPRPEAIIKSYKAAGKLKDKVALVTGGDSGIGRAVCLCFALEGATVAFTYVKGHEEKDAEETLHALRGIKSRTGAARDPMAVPADLGYEENCRRVVEEVAGAYGGRIDVLVNNAAEQYERPSLSDITEANLDRVFRTNIYSYFLVTKHALPHMREGSSVINTSSVNAYKGNKTLTDYTATKGAIVAFTRALALQLADKGIRVNGVAPGPIWTPLIPASFGKEKVEQFGSEVPMKRAGQPAEVAPSFVFLASEQDSSYMSGQFLHVNGGVIVNG, from the exons ATGGCGACACTGCTAGAGAGATCCAGTACGCTAGGCGGCGGAGCACTCGTACGCGTGCGTACGGTCGTGCCGCTTCTCCGAGCTCCAGACTCGACGCGTGGGCGCGGCAGATGCGAGCCTCCCGCCACGTCCGCCGGCCTCCCCGGCCACGCGCCAGCGCCCGCCGGCCTCGCCCCCTTGTTTATATGCCTCCCCGCCACCACGCGTCTCCCTCACCGTGCCATGCGCGCACTGctcctccttcagcagctccCAAGATCGGCAGCCCGACACCCACTTCTCCTCCCGAATCTGCGCAGCCCCCGACCACGCGACCTCGCCACAAGAAGGTCGGTCGCTTccttcgccgccgcgcggcCTTCCGGTGGTGGTAGAGCGAGGGCGAGTTCGAGGTCGTCGGCTCGCGCCATGGCGTCCCAGCAGCAGTtcccgccgcagcagcaggggTCCCAGCCCGGTAAGGAGCACGCCATGGACCCCCGCCCGGAGGCCATCATCAAGAGCTACAAGGCAGCGGGCAAGCTCAAGGACAAGGTGGCGCTGGTGACCGGCGGCGACTCCGGCATCGGGCGCGCCGTGTGCCTGTGCTTCGCGCTGGAGGGCGCGACGGTGGCCTTCACCTACGTCAAGGGCCACGAGGAGAAGGACGCCGAGGAGACCCTCCACGCGCTGCGCGGCATCAAGTCCcgcaccggcgccgcccgcgaccCGATGGCGGTGCCCGCCGACCTGGGCTACGAGGAGAACTGCCGCCGCGTGGTGGAGGAGGTCGCCGGCGCCTACGGCGGCCGCATCGACGTGCTGGTGAACAACGCCGCGGAGCAGTACGAGCGGCCGTCGCTGTCCGACATCACCGAGGCGAACCTGGACCGCGTGTTCCGCACCAACATCTACTCCTACTTCCTGGTGACCAAGCACGCGCTGCCGCACATGCGGGAAGGGAGCAGCGTCATCAACACGTCGTCGGTGAACGCGTACAAGGGGAACAAGACGCTGACCGACTACACGGCCACCAAGGGCGCCATCGTGGCCTTCACCCGCGCGCTGGCGCTGCAGCTGGCCGACAAGGGCATCCGCGTCAACGGCGTCGCGCCGGGGCCCATCTGGACGCCGCTCATCCCGGCGTCGTTCGGGAAGGAGAAGGTCGAGCAGTTCGGGTCGGAGGTCCCCATGAAGCGAGCCGGCCAGCCAGCCGAGGTCGCGCCAAGCTTCGTCTTCCTCGCCAGCGAGCAGGACTCGTCGTACATGTCGGGCCAGTTCCTCCACGTCAACG GAGGCGTCATCGTCAATGGCTAG